From Acidovorax sp. 1608163:
GGCGTTTATTTCATCGGGACCGCGACCACGCTGGCCCACGGCGGGGTTCGCAAGGTGCCCGCTCGGTACCTGTTTTCGGTGCTGGTGGGGGCGCATGGCTTGTTTGTACTGCTGCGCCCGCTGGCGTTTCGGCTGGCCACGGCCGACTCCAACGGCCTTGGCGTCCCGAACGCCCGGTTGATCGATCTGCTGTCGCAGTACGTGGTGCTGGAGTCCACCGTCGCGCTGGTGATGATGGCCTTTGGCATTTTGATGCTGACCAACGAACACATCACCACCGAACTGCGCCACCTGGCCGAGGTGGACCCGCTGACCAGCGTGTTCAACCGCCGCGCGTTTCTCACCCTGCTGGAAAAAGCCATCAGCCAGGCCGAGCGCACGCGCCAGAGCCTGCCCGTGCTGGTGCTGGACTTGGACCATTTCAAAAAAATCAACGACACCTGGGGCCACGGCGGCGGAGACGACGTGCTGCGCCAGTTTGTGCTGCTGGCCAACCGCTGCCTGCGCAAGGAAGATGTGATGGGGCGGCTGGGGGGCGAGGAGTTCGCGATTTTTCTGCCCAATGCCGATGGCCCCGGCGCCCAAGCGGTGGCAGAGCGCCTGCGCATTTTGGTGCAGGCGCAACCCGTGCAATCTGGCCCGCAGTCCATCGCGCTGACGGTGAGCATTGGCGTGGCGCTGTGCGTGCGTGCCGACTCTGCCGACGCTGTGCTCAAGCGGGCCGACACCGCGATGTACCTTGCCAAACAAAACGGCCGTAACCGGGTGGAAGTGGCCGAGACACCGCTGTTTGTGTAGCCACCTGTTTGGGGCCACCGCTGGCTTGCTGCATGCCACGGCAGCGCCGTGCAGCGGCCATGCTGTGCTTGTGTCGGCTGCCTGACGCACGGCGTCTCCGCCCCGCAGCACTGGGCCTTGCAGCCCCCGCAGAATGCATTTTTTGCTTCTGCAGACGCCCACGCATGCCCAAGACAACGCTCTCCGCCCGCCAAGGGCAAACTCCCTCGCGGCGGCGCTGGATCAAGCTGGGGGCGTGGGCTGCGGGGGCCACGGCAGCTGCGGGTGTGGCAGGCACAGGCGTGTGGATGTACCAGCCGGACAACGACCGGCAGCTGGTGTTTGCCACCCTCGAGCAGGCCATGCAAGAGGTTGACCGTTTGAGCGCAGCAGGCGCGCAGGCACTGGAGCCCACCACAGCCTGGAGCTGGTCGCAAACCCTGGAGCACTGCGCGCAGAGCATCGAGTTTTCTCTGCGCGGTTTTCCTGCGCCCAAGGCGGCGCTGTTTCAGCACACGGCAGGCGCTGCGGCCTTTGCGGCGTTTGCAGCACTGGGCCGCATGCGCCACAGCCTGGCCGAGCCCATTCCGGGGGCGCCAGCGCTGGCCGCTGCGGCGCCCGATGCGTCGGCCGCCCTGGCCCGGCTGCGCCAGGCGGTGCAAGACTTTGTGGCGCACCCCGGCCCGCTGCAGCCCCACTTTGCCTACGGCCCCCTGGGCCGCACCCAGTACGAGCAGGCCCACGCCATGCACCTGGCCAACCACCTCTCGGCCTTTGATGTGCGCCCTGGGTGAGATGGTTTGCTATTAAAAATATAGCTACTAGCGCTTTTAAATAAAGCGCTAGAGGCATTTTTTGCATTGAATGCGCTGAGGGCCTGCCCAACGGGCGCTCCATGGCGCTCCCTGGTGCTCCCTTGTGTTCCATGGCCTGGTGCAGGGCCCTCGCCGCAAGCGCATGGGTGTGCCCTCCGTGCGCCCGCATCGTTGATGCAGGT
This genomic window contains:
- a CDS encoding GGDEF domain-containing protein, whose protein sequence is MHSPTIIVLAAILAALVTTVLYVVWYFNKSIPGLRWWTLSFLCASVFCTHLLVRERLPEVASVVLTQTVIALAAYFCFLGSRLYVGRSLPFHGYAVAAIAAVVGVSVYFTLEHSHTGIRFALSGLVAGVYFIGTATTLAHGGVRKVPARYLFSVLVGAHGLFVLLRPLAFRLATADSNGLGVPNARLIDLLSQYVVLESTVALVMMAFGILMLTNEHITTELRHLAEVDPLTSVFNRRAFLTLLEKAISQAERTRQSLPVLVLDLDHFKKINDTWGHGGGDDVLRQFVLLANRCLRKEDVMGRLGGEEFAIFLPNADGPGAQAVAERLRILVQAQPVQSGPQSIALTVSIGVALCVRADSADAVLKRADTAMYLAKQNGRNRVEVAETPLFV
- a CDS encoding DUF1569 domain-containing protein, with product MPKTTLSARQGQTPSRRRWIKLGAWAAGATAAAGVAGTGVWMYQPDNDRQLVFATLEQAMQEVDRLSAAGAQALEPTTAWSWSQTLEHCAQSIEFSLRGFPAPKAALFQHTAGAAAFAAFAALGRMRHSLAEPIPGAPALAAAAPDASAALARLRQAVQDFVAHPGPLQPHFAYGPLGRTQYEQAHAMHLANHLSAFDVRPG